The region ACCATTGTATCAGTTCATCAGTAAAATTCATGACTGTAAAAGTAAGGACTTTTGTGAGGAGGAAAGAGTAAGGATTTTTGAAGTAAGGATTTTGGGATAAGGTATTTTTAGACTTTAAAGTATGGCAAGAGATAGGTCCTGAGGTCCTGTTCTTTACTCCAGAAATCCTTGTTCTAAAAGTCTCTTATTCTTGCTCCAAAAATCCTTGCTCCTTAACGATTTAGCTTACAATTTGTAACGGAAATGTACGTTTTACTTACTTACGAAAAAAAAACTGTTAAATATTTCGCTCTTAAAATATAAAGCGATACTTTTGCAACCCCAAAACAGTTAAGTGTTTATATAATAAATAAAAGTAAATCAGATATGACTAAGGCAGAAATTATAACTGAAATCTCATCTAAGACAGGTATAGAGAAAGTAGACGTGCAGGAAACAGTTGAGGCGTTTTTTAAAGTAGTTAAAAGCTCAATGGTTGGCGGCGAGAACGTTTATGTAAGAGGATTCGGAAGTTTTGTTGTAAAGAAAAGAGCGAAAAAAACAGCCCGCAATATTTCAAAAAATACTGCCATCATTATTCCAGAGCATTTTGTGCCAAGCTTTAAACCAGCTAAAACTTTTGTTGAGAAAGTTAAAACAGGTAACAAAAACAGCAAATAATTTATAAGCATGAATAAGAAACAAATAGCCATTAGTGCAGCCGTAGTTGTTATTATGGGCTATTTGTATTATTTACCCGTTAAAGGTTTAATAAAACCCAAAGAGGCTAAACCAGATAAAGCAAACGTAATGACAGGAAACCGCAAAGCGGCCACTGCTGTAACGGTTGATATGGTATCTGCAACTGCTAAAACCGCAATTGGGGCGGCTTTAACAGCAAAGATAAACGACCTTGAAGGGCAACTAAAAAACGCATCAGGCACCAACGAGCAAAAATTGCAGCAGCAATTAGCCAGTCAGTGGGATGATGTTAACCAGCCGGCCCCGGCAGCATTCTATTACCAGGCTTTGGCCCGTAAGGAAAACAAGCTGGAAGATTGGTTAAATGCAGGTAATCGTTTTAACGATGCTTACAAACTTACACAGGACACTTTATTGCAGCCCGCATTTGTAACAAACGCGGTAGAAGCTTTTCAAAGTGCCCTGAAATTAAAACCAGAAAGCCTTGAGGGTAAAACAGGATTAGGTGTTGCGTATGTAAATGGCGGCGCCGGCCC is a window of Mucilaginibacter inviolabilis DNA encoding:
- a CDS encoding tetratricopeptide repeat protein, with protein sequence MNKKQIAISAAVVVIMGYLYYLPVKGLIKPKEAKPDKANVMTGNRKAATAVTVDMVSATAKTAIGAALTAKINDLEGQLKNASGTNEQKLQQQLASQWDDVNQPAPAAFYYQALARKENKLEDWLNAGNRFNDAYKLTQDTLLQPAFVTNAVEAFQSALKLKPESLEGKTGLGVAYVNGGAGPMQGIALLLEVVKKDPNNWNANLNLGMFAMKSGQYEKAVGRFKTLIAQKQELEPTFYLAESYKQLGMKKEAIDAYQKCKEMMPDPVFGQRIDEYIKELKN